GCACCACGATGAGTAGCCCGATCTTCAGATAATGCTGAGTATccacatctcccactgaagtctttgggagTTGCAGCGCTCAGCAATCctggaaaaatcaggccatttatgtAGGTAACTAAATATGGATGTAGGTGGCCAAGATGAGCCCCTTGCGAATTAGTGCTGTTAATGGACTCACGTTACAAGCCCCCTCACTCCCATCTGCAGAGGCCTTCTTTTGCACAGTGATCTGAATACCTACACAAGTTTGGCCTTTGAACAGCTTCACCGGGTCCTCCGGGCTTCCAGTGCTGAATGCAAAGGTGCAAAGAGCATAAGCAGACTTGTCTTCAAACCCCGCTAACAGCTTGTACAGACCTAAGCAACAGAAGAAGGATTCCATCATCTCCACGTTTCATTCAGCACACGGCACAATTGACAAGAGGCAATCTGCGACGAGCGAGGGGAGGGGGAACCCCAAACAGATAAATGTTTTGTGTCCCCATGGCCGGCCTCCCACAGACTGCATCCACACTCACAAGGGTGAGGGAGTATTATCAGGATTAGGCAGGGAATGGTGTGTCTCACGGGTATTTCAGGAGACTGGTGATCAGGATTCCTGGACTCTACTCATGATTTTTCCACAGAATCCTTGCAAGGCGGCTTAATgaatgtttttgaagtgttttgcaATGCCTAGATGAGATGCTACATAACTGCCTAGGATAATGGTTTTATTCATCTGATACTAAAGGTTACATCTCCTGTCACTTGGGGTCAGTCTGTTTCCCATTGTCCATACATGTGACAGCAATATGCAGCAGAGAGGGAGCTCCCAGAGTGTAGTCAGAAGAGCAGGCAAGGAAGGGGAGTTTGGTGGTACTGGAGGGACACGAGGTGGGTGACAGGAAGATCAGAACAGTAAAAGGCACATACAGGGGATGGATGGATTTTGGATAGGTTGGAAAAGAAGTGACAGTATTCAGTAATAGTCTAGACatgaggaggggaaaggaaagaggagTGACACCAAGGTTGTACTACTATGTTGCCATGCTGAACTGATAACTACAGGGCAATTAGGAAGAGCAGTCATCAGTACCAAGGCAGATATGACTCTGAAGATTGTGGGAGAGGTAGATTTGGGAGTCATCAGCACAGAGATGGCTGCTGAAGCCATCAGAGTAGATGATCTTACTCACTGATAAGGTGGAGATGGAGCAAAGGGAGGGGCTAAGGGCAGAACATGATGGGACACATGGAGACCGTGAGGAATGGGGAGAAATGAGCGGTCCCAGAGATGGCAAAGGAACCAGTCAAGTGCAGAGCCATGAAAGCCCAGAGAGGAAAGGGATTCATTTCACATTATTGCTAGGCTGCACAGGAGCATGCGATTCTGAACAGCAAATCCCATTCAGAGCAGTAATTCAAAGGGAAATACCTTCTGGTTTTAACTTCTCTAGAAACCATTTTCTGAAATGTAAGAAGAGAACACAAGCATCAGGGGCAGGGTTCTTTTCTGCCACCGTCATCAACAATGGAAATATGTCTAGCGCAACATTCTAGGTCGGATTTCTCTCTTCACAGGTTTCCTAGCACTATGAATCCCTGTTGAACTAGCGCTGTTTAATAAACCTTACTCCAGGCTATATATTAACAAACATTATGAAATGCAGACTTAGACTCCAAACCAGCAAGTTACAGATCACCGTGGGTCATACTAAATCAATGGGTCTCCTCCCTGGGCCAGGGGTCAACTTGCACGGAGTTCATTACAGGGTTGGGGCCTATTTCTTAAAGAACTGAGCCTGTGGCTCTTTAGCCCAAGGTTCTACTCCAGTACTTTTGCTATTCAGATTACTTGCCAGTCTGTTGTGCCGTGCCACCTAACACGTATGTTCAATACTTTAGCGAGGAAGCATAGTTTAATGGTTAAAGCAGAggacccaggagacctgggttcttttcctgagTTGCTATACAATTTGGGGGAAATCACTTAAGCTCTCCATGCGGTAGCAATCCTCCCTGTAAAATGAGAAGAATACCTACCTCGCAGAGGAGAGTTTGTAAAATACTTGGGAGCTCTTTAAATAAAGAGAACTATAAAAGCGCTAAGTATTCCAGAGGCCAAATGTTCAGAAGCGTAATTCCCACAAATGAGCAGtgagatggtaaaaaaaaaaaaaaaaaaaaaatccttctttttaagattttttttcctcctcccagaATCACTAAGCCAATTAACTCACATCTGGGGAGTAATCATTTGCCCAGTTTTGTTGTAAGAAATAAAGAAGGTGAATTACAGAAGTACATAATCACATTCCGCCCTTCCATGTTTTCTGCCCTAGTAACCTGAGTAAGCAGAGCAAATTGTGGAGAAATTGCAAAACTAAAAAGCAGTGCCAAGAGCTACGGTAGGACTTTGCTAGAGAAGTTAGGAGTAAGGCTGCGCATCTGTCACAGATTCCGTAACTTTCCGGGAACTCCAGGActtccacagctgcagcagctggccccagggctgcctgagcagccgGCCCCAGGGCCGCCGGAAGAGCAGTCAATGTGGCTGGCCCCTGGAGTCACTGGAGCAGCAGCGGTTCTGGGGGCTGTCCCAGAGCAGTGGTCCCAGGGGCCCTCGGAGCAGCGGGTGGGGTCAGCGGTCAGCCCTAACCGCCAGAGCAGGGGTCAGCCATTGACCCCCGGGGCTTCcctgaagcagcagcccctcAGGGCCCCCCCAGAGccgctaagatttagtcaggggtatttataatAAAAGTTAGGGACAGATCACggcccgtgaatttttgtttactccctgtgaactgtccatgacttttactaaaaatacccatgactaaaccTTAGCCTTAGTTACGAGCGATTAAATTTAGAAATCTTGTTACCAGTTGAACTACAGCAGCCTCCAGGGTCCCattatacaataaaataaatccagCGATTTGAATTAACAAAACTCTGTAGCTCTTTCTGTACTGAAATGGCAGAATGGACAAAATTCCTCCCCTGATGACTTCAGTGTAGTTACACAAAGGATGAGTTTGATCCAATCCCTTTAAACCATCATTTCAGTTTAAGAGCCCATTCCTGCAAATGATGCCCATGCTGAGTTTGGAGTAAATGTTGCATGGATCAGCCCCCAGGGATTCCTTTGCAGGGCCAGGTACTAGTTGGGATGCAGAAGCAGTAAACAGTAGCTGGGAGTAAATCAGGCTCACTGAGCTGTTCCATCCATCCCATGCACTACGCATGAAGTGCAAAGCAGGGACCAGGTGAGTACAAATCTCTTTCCCATCGCCCTGCTCTTCAGGATGAAGCTGCAGGAGCTAGAACAGCAAACAATAGAAAAGAGAGTTCTGCTCATGGAATTTGGAGACCCCCAGGAATCACATCTCAAAAACCCATAACCCCAGTCAAACCATAGTACAGGAAAGAACTACAAGCATATTCACTCCTACTTACATATATGGTCCTGGGAGGCCCCCCAAAGCATTGAAACACAAACAAGTATCTTCTACTATAACAGGTCCCTGAATCTGCAgagggaagtaaaaaaaaaaagaaattttagaTCTAAGGGGAAGGCACCCTCTCCTAAACTAACATCATGTGAAAAGGCTTCATAAAAACACGGCATCCATTAAAGCTCCTTAAATCAGAAGCTAAGAGAACAAGCCATGAAACCTGTGCTCCGCACCTGCAGTTAAAAGGGGCACTACCAAGGCAGAGATAATAAGCTTTCCTTTGGAAATCTGAGGAGAACTAATCTAAAGTATTCATATGGGTATCGCCCTCACTGGGGGGGCAGTGCTGGAGGAACCTAAATTCCAGGGGGCGACAGGTTGCATTTGCACAGTCTTGGCTTTCATTGGAGCCCAAGGCCTAACTGGCTTCTTGATTGTGAAAAAAATCTGCACCTGGGCTCTTTGGATGACAACCTGCCACTGGCTGGTGGAGAACTACTTCATTACCACCCAAATGATAAGATGGGAACAAAGGCGCTGACTCCATACCCGCAATCAGGGGCGCCAGAACAGCAGGTCCATGCAGCCATAGCCCAATCACTTTTAAAAGAGGGAGGGCAATgtcctcccactttttactggccgTAGGACATGTGGAAAGGAGCAAGTGGGGACTGGGTTCttagtgggaagaggcagggcaagggcagggccttggggaagaggtggggcaagggcggggcctcagggaaaaggcagggcagggccttgggggaagaggcggtgcAAGGGCGGGGCCTAGGAGAAATGGGTGGTGCCGGtggccccccacacacacacatttttaaggaGCTTTTGCTGCTCCTGCCCACAATAGGTACAGTAACTCCTGACTTAacatcccggttaacgttgtttcattgtaacgttgctgatcaattagggaaaatgctcatttaaagttgcgtaatgctcccttataacgttgtttggcagccgcctgctttgtctactgcttgcaggaagagcagcccgttgcagttagctggtgggggcttggaactagGGTAGtccggcagcccccccatcagctcccttaaATTCCCTGTGCAGTAGCCACCCAATGcccagttcagctgtccctccccccactgccttgtgctgctcctgccctctgccttggagctgctcctgggagcctcctgcttcctggggaggggggctaatgtcagggtgtccccctccccccactcctgccccccatctccacagagcgtgggggggacacacaacaGGGATCAGGAAGGAGGGAACTtgctgacagcagctgctgtctcaatttgctgatctacttaaacaggcagtgtacttagagtggggtcagcatacttaaaggggcaatgtgcctctctgtctctctcacacgtGTGTCTCCATCtgtgtctgccatgctgtctcccctccctccattcatgctgccttgtagagtgcgAGGctgcattaacaacaatgtgttaacccttgagggctcagtgGAGTGCTTATTTATCaattagcagtaaggcatcccctgggaaatatcccaccctctgactttaccacctcaaccaagcttcagaATCATCATTGCTATGTacagtattaaactgtttgtttaaaacttatactgtgtatgtgtatatttccctggaacctaacccgccctatttacattcattcttatggggaaattggatttgcttaacattgtttcacttaaagtagcatttttcaggaacataactacaacattaagcgaggagttactgtacctagTAACAGCGGCAGCCTCTGTTCTAGGGATGTGAGAGGCCAGAGCTCTGTGGATGGACGCTCTACCCTTTACCATGTCCCTGCTCTACCAGACTGGAAAACAAGAATACTAATCATCTAGGACAGAGCCAGTTGTAAGAATGTTCTGCCAAAGCAACTGAGCAGATCTCACTCTCAGTCCTAGAGATCAGTGGGATCAGGCCAGGGAAGGGCCTTTGCCACGGAAGACCCAGTTTATGAATCTTTCTCATATGGGCTTCCATTGGAATGTCTCTTTATCTATATTCAAATCTTCTACGTCCTTTTTGTTGGCACCTGTTAGTTCATGGCTATTGAATTCCCCACCAACTCTGTGCCAAACGGGTGGGTTGTCATGCGGTGGGTAACAGCTGGGCCATTTAGCCTAAACTCTTCGTTAATCTGTATTCATTTTTTGATTTACACCTGTGGAAGTGGGAAAACCAGAAAAGCACATGACCTGATTTGCTGCTTCCCGACATTTCTGAATGGAGATCTCGTCTGGTTCCCCTTGGTATTCTGGCACTACAACAACAACAGGGGGGATTATTGCGGGGGGAGGTTGGTCAATGGCTGCTGAAATGTTACTGTTTAATGAGCAAGAAACAAAGTCACGGGCTTACAGTCAATTTTTTTTGCGACCAGTCTGTACGGAAACGCATCTCCGAGGATCTGAAGGACCTGTTGGGAACAAGACAGCGGCTTTTCAGCAAGTTCTGCGGGTGTGGGACAGCGCTTAGCCCAGTGTGTGAGTTACAGGGGGGCAGCCCCAGCCACAGGGGCTTTCACCACCTGCCTCAGACCCAGGCGCTATGGAGGGTGGCCAGAAGTTGGCAGCAGGGCAGGCGCTGGGCAGCGCCGGATGGGAGCAGTGTTTGGCCAGGACCAGGGATGGCGAGGGGGGACTCGCTCTAAGGTTCCCACCAGGCTCTGGTTCAGGGGAGCGGGACCCGACGGGGCTCCTCCGGGGACAAGTTCAGCGTCGGGAGCGTCCCCAGGGCAGCGACAGTCCCGGCGGTTGCGGGAGAGAGAGGCCGAGCCACGGCCCGCCCGGCCGTTAACTCTGGAGCCTAATGATGACGGCGTGCGGACCGGCCGGGCAGTgacagcagggggcggggctagcTGTGGGGGCGGGAGGAAGCACCGCACGCGGGAGGAGGCCCCGTCCCTCCTCCGGGAGTTGGCGGACACCGGGCTTCACTCCGGTACGGTGGCCCCCTCCGTCCAATCCGCGCAGCTccctatccccccccccaccccacctcctctaGCTTCTTGGCGTTGCCGGTCACGAACACCACGTTCCTCCCGGCGGCGGCCGCCATGACAGAGCCACAGCGCCTGCGCGCTGACCTGCCAATCACAGTCTCACCGCCCGGCACCCAGGGCaacgcccccagccccgccccgcgggTCCGGCCAATGAGAGGAGAGAccgctggggaggggagggccgaCAGGAGCCCGGGTACGCATTTCCGGTGACGAAGGCGAGGGATGCTCGGGGACAAAACACTTCCGGTCTCCCAAGCCGCTCCTCGCTGGAGCAGACCGGAAGTGCCTTTCTGCCCCCCCGAGCTCGACGTGCGGGGTCGGGTTGCTCCGGCGACCGATGCCCCgccggagggggcggggggctgcggagACCCAGCAGGGCGATGCTGTTGCCCGGGTGTAACGGGGCCTCCCGCGCACGGGCGCGGCTCTGCTGTCCCTGCCGggggctccccagccagccccgcccccaggaaCAGACCCTCTGCCGCCATCGGGGCCGTGGGGTCGCCAGGGGTTTTACCGCCCGGCTGCCCTGCTTCGGGTTACCAGCCTTCCATTGGCCACGCCCCTCCCCCGAGGCCACGCCCCCGAGGCCACGCCCCCCACATTCCTCCTCCCTCGGTGGCTCGTTCTCCGCCACCCTCGCTCACgttccctgggctggggcagggttttggggtgcgggagggggtcagggctctggggtggggccggggaggaGGGGTTTTATGGTGCAGGGGGGGCTTGAGGCTGGGCaatttgcagtgtgggagggggctgcggcagggggttggggtgcaggagggggtgagaggttcagggtgtgggagggggctctgggctggggcagggggttgaagtgcaggggggtgagggctctagggtgcaggagggggtatgggctctgggctgggggtgcaggctctggggtggagccagggatgagggatttgcggtgcggggggctcagggctgaggtaggggattggggcacaggctccctgcctgccctggcaccgCGCTGTGCCCAGGAAGCTGCCAGCagctccggctcctaggcaggggcaGGAGGCTCCATGGTGCAtactgctcttgcctgcaggcactgccccgccagctcccatttgccaggaattggccaatgggagtgcggaatCCGTGCTCGGagtgggggcagcgcatggagccccatggccccccagcCGAGGAGCCGGACGTACTGGcagcttccggggcacagcgcggTGCCCCAGGagaggtaggaactagcctgccttagcaccgctgaccaggcttttaatggcccggttggcagtgctgaccggagctgccagggtccctttttgaccaggtgttccggcTGAAAACCGGACACATGGTCACCCTAGCTCTACTCCAGTTTGCGGGCTCCCACCAGGGTGGACTCTGCTATTCCCAACTGCACATCCCCCCCACACTTCTGGGCTGCCcctgggctgctgggggggctTCGAGACTCAGACCCATGGGAGTCACTTAACACCTCCAGATGAGGAAACAGCTGAGAGCAGGAAGTTCCTGTCTTTATTAAGTTCCCCCCTTACAGCATAGCCTGGCCCTCTCTGGAACTGGGGAAGGCCTTGGGGCTCTATAGCTCATTCTTTCTGTTCCCCAGATACACTGAAAGGAGCACTTCCGTACCACATGCCAAATATTAAATACATGCAGCCCTGCTGTACTAAAACAAAGAAATTAACCAGTTGAAGGGT
This DNA window, taken from Dermochelys coriacea isolate rDerCor1 chromosome 6, rDerCor1.pri.v4, whole genome shotgun sequence, encodes the following:
- the ITPA gene encoding inosine triphosphate pyrophosphatase isoform X2; this encodes MAAEGLFLGAGLAGEPPAGTAEPRPCAGGPVTPGQQHRPAGSPQPPAPSGGASVAGATRPRTSSSGGQKGTSGLLQRGAAWETGSVLSPSIPRLRHRKCVPGLLSALPSPAVSPLIGRTRGAGLGALPWVPGGETVIGRSARRRCGSVMAAAAGRNVVFVTGNAKKLEEVLQILGDAFPYRLVAKKIDLPEYQGEPDEISIQKCREAANQIQGPVIVEDTCLCFNALGGLPGPYIKWFLEKLKPEGLYKLLAGFEDKSAYALCTFAFSTGSPEDPVKLFKGQTCGRIVEPRGPRDFGWDPCFQPDGYDQTYAELPKAVKNSISHRYRALKELSGYFSQQNNSAEATSTPS
- the ITPA gene encoding inosine triphosphate pyrophosphatase isoform X1 produces the protein MAAEGLFLGAGLAGEPPAGTAEPRPCAGGPVTPGQQHRPAGSPQPPAPSGGASVAGATRPRTSSSGGQKGTSGLLQRGAAWETGSVLSPSIPRLRHRKCVPGLLSALPSPAVSPLIGRTRGAGLGALPWVPGGETVIGRSARRRCGSVMAAAAGRNVVFVTGNAKKLEEVLQILGDAFPYRLVAKKIDLPEYQGEPDEISIQKCREAANQVMCFSGFPTSTGIQGPVIVEDTCLCFNALGGLPGPYIKWFLEKLKPEGLYKLLAGFEDKSAYALCTFAFSTGSPEDPVKLFKGQTCGRIVEPRGPRDFGWDPCFQPDGYDQTYAELPKAVKNSISHRYRALKELSGYFSQQNNSAEATSTPS